AGAGAACGCTACGACAGCTAAGACAGTGAAAACACCGGGAAAAATTATAGTCCACGAGGCAAATGACATGTAAGTTCTAGCTTCGTTTATCATTTTTCCCCAGCTTATAACATTGGGATCACCAAGTCCCAAAAAGCTCAGTGCCGCTTCTGTTAATATCGCTCCTCCCATTTGTAATGCACTATTGGCAACAACTGGATACATACCATTAGGAATTATGTGGGCAAATAAGATTCGAAGATTACTTTCTCCAATAGACTTGGAGATCTTAACAAAAGATCTCTCTTTAAGGCTAAGTGTTTGGGCTCTCATGATTTTCGCGTTAGATGGCCATGTTGTCAGTCCAATTACCAGTATGATGTAAAAAAGGTTACTACCAAATATTGCAACTATTATCAAAATCAAGAAGAATATAGGAAGCATCAGAAAGGAATCAATAATTTTACTAACTATCTCATCTGTAATTCCTCCATAGTAACCCGAAAAAGCTCCGACAAAAATACCCAAAACAGCAGAAATGCCAGCTGCCACAAATCCAACTGAAAGCGACACCCTGGTACCGTAGAGAATTCTACTAAATATGTCTCTTCCCAGATGATCCGTACCGAAAAGATGCTTTGCACTTGGAGATGCCAACACTTCACTTGACAAAGCATTGGGATTGTAAGGAGCTATTAGAGAAGCAAACAGTGCAAAGAAGGCAAGTATAAGAAATAAGATAAAGCCGGTTGTACCATATTTATTGGAAAAAAATCTCTTAGCAAACTCAGTAATTTTTTTCATCTCACCACTCCTTAGGTTAAGCTTATCCTAGGATCAACAATCGCTGTAACAATATCCGTCAAAATCATAGCTATGCTAATAAAGATTGCCATCAGAAAGTAGATCGCAAGAATTAATTGGTAATCTCGTCTAAAAATAGCATCCAGCATCAGCCTTCCCATTCCAGGCCATGCAAATACAATTTCTATTAAAGCCGAACCTGTAATTGCAAAGCCCAGTGTTATACCAAAGATTGTTAGGGGTGGGATAATTGCGTTTTTAACAATATATTTCCTGAAAAGCCTCTCTCTTGATATTCCAACTGCGGTTAGCGTAGTAACGTAATCTTCTTTGAAATTCTGTAGTATGCTAGCCCTAGTAACCCTGTAGAAAACAGGCATCTGTATAAGCATAAGCGTCAAAAGAGGCAATGTAAGATGATGGATAAAGTCTGCTATTTTGGCAAACCCTGTATATGTTTCCCTTAAGTTAAACATACCTGATGTAGGAAACCAGCTCAGCTTGGAAGAAAAAATTAGAATCATAATAAGCCCTAACCAGAAAGACGGTGTTGCGT
This genomic interval from Kosmotoga pacifica contains the following:
- a CDS encoding ABC transporter permease, with amino-acid sequence MKKITEFAKRFFSNKYGTTGFILFLILAFFALFASLIAPYNPNALSSEVLASPSAKHLFGTDHLGRDIFSRILYGTRVSLSVGFVAAGISAVLGIFVGAFSGYYGGITDEIVSKIIDSFLMLPIFFLILIIVAIFGSNLFYIILVIGLTTWPSNAKIMRAQTLSLKERSFVKISKSIGESNLRILFAHIIPNGMYPVVANSALQMGGAILTEAALSFLGLGDPNVISWGKMINEARTYMSFASWTIIFPGVFTVLAVVAFSFIGDGLQYALYPRLSEVESQ
- a CDS encoding ABC transporter permease encodes the protein MNHFGRFLARRIVAAVILIFMVMTLNFFVIHLAPGDPATIMTGIEQPSQEVVQALKAKYGLDQPIFVQYIKYISNLFRGDLGYSYVYDQSSWSLIRERIFPTLILTITGSVLAFIIGVYLAIFVSFLKAKFGDTVVSVISYILYATPSFWLGLIMILIFSSKLSWFPTSGMFNLRETYTGFAKIADFIHHLTLPLLTLMLIQMPVFYRVTRASILQNFKEDYVTTLTAVGISRERLFRKYIVKNAIIPPLTIFGITLGFAITGSALIEIVFAWPGMGRLMLDAIFRRDYQLILAIYFLMAIFISIAMILTDIVTAIVDPRISLT